Below is a genomic region from Pyrococcus kukulkanii.
CATAGCCGGCGTCGATCCCTTCACAGTAACTCCAGAAGAGTTTGTTAAGCTGGCAAAAAGCGATGAAAGGGTGGCTAAAGGCTACAATGCAATGGTAGAGGCCATAGTTAAGGATGTCTTCACTTTGCTTCCTTCAGTAAAACCGGAGGCAATATACCTGAGCGGTAGATTCTCGAGAATTCCGGAGTTCTTCAAGGACGTTAAGGATGCATTAGAAGATGCATTCTCCAAGTACGGCTTTAGTGTTGAGGTGAGGAAGCTAGAGAGCAGGGCTAAGGCCAAGGAAGCCGCAGAGGGTAGTGCAATAATAGCGAACGGCATTGCCGGAGGAATGTACAAAGAGCTAGTTGATGTCCTGAAGCTTAGGGAGAGCTCTGGAAGTATCTTCGACTGGGTTTACTTAAAGGAGAGGGAGAAGCTTAGGGTCTTTGAGGAGCTTGAGCTTTAACTTTATATTTTACATATGCCAAGTATTCTTGGTGAGTGAAATGGAGTTCAACTTGATTATAGCTGGAGTTGGCGGTCAAGGAGGTTTGACGCTCTCGAGGATAATAGGGAACGCGGCGATGGTCGAGGGCTACAGGGTTAGAATTGGTGAAACCCTGGGGATGAGCCAGCGTTATGGTAGCGTTCTCAGCTATCTAAGATTTGGTGACAATGTTTATTCCCCCCTGATAGAGGAGGGGAAAGCTAACTTAATGCTTGCCCTTGAGCCCGTAGAAGCTTTAAGAAACGCAAGGTTCCTGGGTAAAGATAGCTATGCTATAATAAATGCCTACCCAATCCACACGGCAACTACCCTAGTTGGGAAGGAGAAGTATCCTGAGCTCGATGAAATTAAGAGTGCAATCGCGAAGATATGTAAGGTTGACATGATGAACTTTCAGGCCGAAGCGGATAAGATAAACCCCAGAACCCTTGGAGTACTCATGCTTGGCTACGCCTATGGCAAGGGCTTGTTACCTTTAAAGGAGGAAAGCTTGGTTGAGGGCATAAAACTTACGCTGAGGGAGAAGCTCTGGGAGATCAACTTCAAGGCTTTGGAGAGGGGAATTGAGCTCAGTCGTTATGCCGAATGAAGAATGCGTAGAACATAGCCGTTGCGAGGATGTACAGAATTGCAGTTGCATAGAAGGGGTAAGCTAAGGACACAGCAAACAGGACGCCACCGGTGTAGTTACCTAGGGCTCTCATAAATGTTGAAAATGCTCTCCTTATCCCTGCCGCTGTTGCTTTTTCTTCCGTTGAGAAGAATCCCATCATGAATGAGTCGTTTACCGGCCACACTATATTCATCAATATTGAACGAACCACGTAAACGATCGCTGCCAGGAGGAACGTTGGTAAGGAGGGGAAGATAAGGAAGAGCAATGCTGCGCTCCACTGGAAGTACGTGATGACCTTAACGGGGCCTATTTTATTGACGAGCTTTGGAAGGAGGAATGAGCCGAGTCCCATGACGAGCTGTTGGCCAAAGAACACCCAGCTTATGTCCCTAATGTTTCTCCCAAAGCGCATGTTGAAGTAGATGCTCATGAACGGTATCGTTATCCCCGCCCCAAGGCCTATTATGGCACTTGGCAGTGAGAACTTGAGGATCTTAGCTACTAAATCTTTTCTCCACTTGATCTTTTGCTCTCTTACGGGAACGTCCTTTATTATGGCCAGGGCGGGAAGGACGATTGCGAACTGGATCAAGGCTAGGGATAGTATAATCCTATATGCGATCTCTTTGGGCATGCCGTTGCCCATTAGGTATCCCGGCAAGTATCCTGCAACGAGAACTCCAAGGGCATTTGCAAGGGTTCCGAGGCCGAATGAATATGAGAACAACTTGTGTCTCTCCTCTTCACTTGAAACCTTCTCACTTAAAAGGGCTGAATAATTTGGATCCCTTAATCCCATGTTTATGCCTACTAAAAAGAATCCCGCGATGAGTGTGAGGAAGTTGAATGCTAGGATTTGAAGTACTCTTCCAAGCGCCCCCAGGATGGCTGCTATTATCAACGTTTTCTTGTACCCAATCTTTAATGATATCTGGCCTGCGAGGAGAAAGAAAACTCCACCCGTTAGGGTTTGGATTGAGAAGAGGATACCCATTTTATCCATTCCATAACCCAAGGCTTTAAGGTAGAAGGGCATTATGAACCAAGAAAACTGCAGGAAGAGCTGACCTACGGCAGTTGCTATGACAAGCACTGGAACGTCCTTCTCCATGTTTGTAACGAATGTCATAGCGTTTATAAGATTATCGAAGTGAGCTATTTATTGCCAATGTTGTCTAAATATCAATGGTGGAATCTATGGAGTTTAGGAAGATACAATTCACTGGCAGGAGCTCATATATAGTTTCTCTTCCAAAGTCGTGGGTTAAGGAGCACGGATTAAAGCAGGGGGATATAGTTTCTCTCACGGTGAACCCCGATGGCAGTATAACGATTTTCCCTGGGAAACCTAGGGATCACGGGCTTAAGAAGACCTTGAGGATATGCAAGAAGTTCTCCCCTGATATGGCCGTTAGGCTGGTTATTTCAGCATACATTCAGGGGTACGATACTATAGAGATACTTCTCGAAGATGAGATGCCCCTGTATAAAGTTGCAGTTAGGAAGACGTTGCAGAGCCTTCCTGGGGTGGAGATAATACTTGATGAGCCCCAGAAAATAGTTGCTAAAAGTTTGTTGGATGAAGAGGAGATAAACCTTGCCGAGTTGCTCGGGAGAATGGAGTCCATAGTTAAGTCAATGTTTGGGGATCTTGAGTTAATTCTTCAAGATCCGAAGAATAAGGAGTTGCTCAGGGATATAAATGATCTAGAAAACGAGCTTGACAGGTTCTACTTCCTCATAATCAGGGCCGTAAACAGGTTATTATCCAAGAGGGGAGTCAGCGAGGAAAGTGGTATAATAGGGAGGACTTTTGATTTGATAGGCGTTCTCCTGATAGCAAGGAACATTGAGAGGATCGGGGATCACATAATGAGGATAGCCGAAAACCCAAGCGAGATCAACGTCCCCTATCTCATAGAAAAATTTACCGAGATCCTGTCTCAAGTGGAAACGAGGGACTTGGAGAAAGTTGATAAATTAATGCTCGAGCTTAGTGAAGAGGCCAAGAAAATAGACTACAGGGCTTCTATAGCAATGGACAGCTACAGAAGGATCCTAGAGTACCTAGAGAACATAGGTGAAACGATAATTAATATGGCAATAAGCTAACGTTTCCATAATTCTTTTAACCTTTCGACCTCGTTAAATATGGGGATAAAGATGGTTGCTATAATCGTTCACGGGGGAGCGGGTACTATAAGAAAGGAAGACAGAATACCAAAAGTTATAGAGGGGGTTAAGGAGGCTGTTTTAGCAGGATGGAGGGAATTAAAGAAGGGCTCTGCCTTGGATGCCGTTGAAGAGGCCGTGAAGGTTCTCGAAGATAATCCTCTGTTTAACGCAGGAACGGGGAGTGTTCTCACAATAGATGGAAAAGTTGAGATGGATGCTGCGATAATGCGCGGTAAGACGCTTGAGGCTGGAGCGGTTGCCGGCATATGGGGGGTTAAGAATCCAATAAGCGTGGCAAGGAAGGTCATGGAGAAGACCGATCACGTTCTCTTGGTTGGTGAGGGGGCAGTTAAGTTCGCGAGGTTGATGGGCTTTCCTGAATACGATCCGGTAACGGAGGAAAGAAAGAAGCAATGGGCCGAGCTTAAAGAAAAACTTCTAAAAGGTGAAGTCAGGCACTGGAAGAAGCTTGGGGAGCTCATAAAGGAGTACCCAGAAGTGTTGAGGAGCACAGTTGGAGCTGTAGCTTTCGACGGCGAGGAAGTTGTGGCAGGAACTTCCACGGGGGGAGTATTCCTGAAGATGTTTGGAAGGGTTGGGGATACACCAATAATCGGCGCTGGAACATATGCAAATGAAGTTGCCGGAGCTTCATGCACAGGACTTGGGGAGGTTGCGATAAGGCTAGTTCTAGCCAAGACGGCCACCGACTTTGTACGCTTGGGGATGGACGCCCAGGCTGCGAGTGATGCCGCGATAAGCCTTGCAACCAAGTACTTCGGCAAGGATACGATGGGGATAATAATGGTGGACTCCCAGGGGAATGTAGGTTTTGCCAAGAACACTAAGCATATGAGCTACGCCTACATGAAGGAGGGTATGGAAGAGCCGGAGGCTGGTGTTTAGTGGGAGGTTTTAAGCATCTTTGGTTTCTCAACCTCTCAACGTTCTTCTTTTTCCTGGGGATAAGCCTCCTTAACCCTCTAATCTCTCCTTATGCGATAACCTTAGGGGCTCAGCCCTTCCTCGTTGGATTAGTTGCGGGAGTTGCGAGCGGTGTCTCCCTCATCTCAAAGCTGTTTGGTGGCTATGTGGGAGATAGGGGATACAGGTTTCATGCGATGTTTCTGGGCAACGTTCTCGGCGTAGTGTCTGGACTTCTGTACATATTCTCAGGCCTTTCTGGTAGTATAGCGGTTTTTGCCTTGGGAAGGGCAATTCATGGCTTTGCCATGGGCATTTTCTTTCCCTCTTCACTATCCTCTGCTGTAGATCTGGCACCTGAGGGTAGGGTTGGTGAGGCCCTTGGGTGGAGGGGCATGATGTTCTCCCTGGGGAACATCGTGGGGCCTGCAATCGGAGGCTTTATATCGGACAAATTTGGCTTTACCTTCGCCTTCGCTTTAACCATCGCATTCTCCATACTTGGTGCACTCTTCGTGCTCTCCGTGTGGAGGGAGACAGGTGAGATTAAAGCAGGAAAACATGAAGAGCACGCGAGCTATGGGGAGCTCCTAAAGCCCTTCTTTGTTTCGGCCTCCCTTGCACTTTTCTTCATTTCAATGGCTTACTCTGGCGTAGTCACTTTCTTACCGGCTTTATACAAGGTTTCAGGTTTAGGCCAGGGCGTGTTTGGTATCTACATGATGCTGATGGGCTTCTCTTCATTTCTCACGAGGTTAGTGGGAGGTAAGAGCGCTGATAGAATGGGGCCAATCCCCGTTGCGAGGTTTGGGATCTTCATGATCTTCCTGGGGTATCTCTCCCTGCTCAAGTTTAAGTTTCCTCCCTATTCCTATGTTCCCGCGGTTGTGTCTGGACTAGGCTTCGGGCTTTCGCTTCCAGCCCTTCAGTTCATGGCTTTGGCTAAGTTACCCCAAAAGATAAGGACAATGGGGTCGAGCATATACACGATGTTCTTTGATTTAGGAATGCTCTCGGGTCAAGTCGTATTAGGCTATATCGCCCAGCTTAAGGGGTACAACGGCGTGTTTCCCCTTGTAGCTTTCCTTCCAGTTGTCTCCATAATCTTGGTAAATGCTCCCCTTTTGTGGAGGGATAGGAATGAAAGTTAGAGTATCTTACGGGACTGCAATTGCAATGGGACTGGTAAAGGCAAAACTCCTCGCGAGGCCAACCACCGCCTATTTGATGACGTACTATGAGGGCAAGTGCTTGAACGACTGCAAGTTCTGCCCCCAGGCAAGGTCGAGTAGAGCAAGTGCCGATAAGCTCTCGAGGGTCACATGGCCGGCATTTGATCTATCCCAAGTCGTTGAGAAGTTTCCCCAGGGAGGGTTCAGGAGGATATGCCTCCAGACGATAGACTACCCTGGCTTGATTGATGACGTTTTTACCATCCTCAGGGCGTTTCGTAGGTACAACACCCCAATTTCGGTATCAATAACTCCAGTTGAAAGGTGTGTCCTTGAGGAGTTTAAAAAGCTGAACGTCGACTACATCGGGATAGGCTTGGATGTTGCGAGTGAGTGGTTGTACAATGAAATTAAGGTTTCAAGACATTCCTGGGAGGACATGTGGAGCTTCTTTGATGATGTTATTGAAGTGTTCGGAAAAGGCAGGGCCGTGGTTCACATAATAGTAGGGCTTGGTGAGACTGATTATGAGCTTCTAAGGACTATAGCTGAAGTGTACGAGAGGGGGGGTATTGTGTCTCTCTTCGCGTTCACGCCAATCAAGGGGACTCCACTTGAGAACTACAAACCTCCCTCCGTAAAGAGGTACCGCCGGATTCAATGGGCCCACTACCTTATAAAGACAGGAAAAGCAACTTTGAGGGATTTTGAGTTCGATGAAGATGGTAACTTGGTGGGATTCCCCAGGGATGGTGTCAATCCCATAGCCTTCGTAACCCAGGGATGTCCTTGGTGCAACAGACCCTATTACAACGAGAGACCTGGCAAAGAACCTTACAACTTCCCAACTTCTGAGATGGTTGAGATTGAAAATATTAAGAAGGAGTTATTCTAGCTCCTCTTCCTCTTCCGCCTTTTCATTTGAAAGCTCTCTCAGCTTGTCTATTCCAGCTCCAACAGCTATTAGCACGTCTCCCTCTTTTATTGTTTCATCGCTTGAGGGGTTGTATATGTACCTGTTCCCCCTCTTGATGGCTATTAGCCTTACTCCAATCTTTGAGGGTAGCTTTAGTTGTTTTAGGGTTTGTCCGATTAGTATCGAGCCTGAGTGAACCTTAACCCTACCTATCTCCTCCTCGACATCGTGCATTATCTTCCTTATTATCGGATGGGGCTCGACGTCTCTCAGCACTATATCTGCAATTTCATACGCTGAATCGCTTATCTGCTCGTTTATCGTGGCCATTTCTATAACGCTTAGCATGCTTTCAGGATCATCCAAATTCTTTGCTGCCCTTAGTGCTAACTTTTTCACCTTTAGCGTTAGCTCGTCAATCTTTTCCTCTAGAATATAGACCTCCTCCGCTATTTCCTCGCTGTTGTACATGACTGAGGAGAGTGCTAAGTCAACCATCAAGGAGGAGAGGTTCTTCATTTCAATAAGGCAATCTTTAATCTCCTCTAACTCTTTCATTTCCTATCACCCTGATTACTCCCCTAGCGATTTCCTTCAGCTGATCTATTGACGTTCTAGTCCCCCTGCCTATGAGTATATCTCCCGCTCTTATCCTGAATTCCTTATCTGGTCCGAATATCCACCTCTTTCCTCTCCTAACGGCTATTATCCATACTCCCGTGTTGCTTGCCAGCTCAAGCTCTCCCAGCGTCCTTCCGACGAGTACGGAATCTGGGGAAACGACTATTCTTCCGATTATTTCTTCTCCCTCTAAAATGGTTTCCTTTATTATTGGGTGTAGCTCCACCCCCTCAAGAACCATCTTTGCTAGGTCACCCGCGGCATTTGATATGTCCTCTATCGCATTTGCCATTTGGAGTATGGTAGTTGCCTGTTCAGCCTCTTTAACGTTCCTTGCTGCGAGAACTGTATGAGTCATTAGCTGGTAGTTGAGGAGATCCATTCTCTCTTCGAGGTCAAGAACTTCCTCTGCTATCTCTTTGTCTCCGAAGAGAATTGATGCATATGCGAGATCAATCATGAGCTCAACGGTGTTCTTCATCTCTATGAATATTTCTTTCACGCTCTTAGGTTCGTACTTAAACTCCTCGATATCTTCCATTTCTCCTTGACCCCTCCGGAATATGTAAGTTAACAAAGAATTAAAAGTTAACTCAGAACACCGAGTTTAACCTTCCACCATCAACGGGTATCATTGCACCGTTTATGTAAGATCCAAGATCGCTCGCTAGAAACGCCACGAGGTAACCTATTTCCTCGGGCTTTCCTAGTCTTCCAAGTGGAATTGGGCTTGCATAGTCTTTTAGAGCTTCCTCGAGAGTTTTACCTTCCCTCTCGGCTTTGTCCTTTGCGAGCTGTATCACTCTGCCTGTTTCTATTATCCCAGGCATTATCCCGTTAACCGTTATCCCCTTAGGCCCAAGTTCCTTTGCCAGCGTCCTCACGAGACCTGCCAGTGAAATTCTCACAACATTGCTTAATGCTATGTTCGGGATCGGCTCCTTAATTGCAACGCTCGTTAAGTAGATTATTCTGCCAAACTTCTTCCTTTCCATCCCTGGGACGAGCTCTTTCGTTATGTAAACCGCTGGATATAGGAGAAGGTCAACCGCCTTCTCCCAATCCTCCATGGTCATCTCCATGAAGTAGCCTGGCTTTGGCCCCCCAGTAGAATAGAAGAAGATATCTGGATCGCCAATGTCCTTGACCTCCCTAACCGCCCTTGCGAGATCCTCCCTCTTGGTTAAATCGGCCACTATGTATGAAACGTTAACGTCTGCGACCTCTTTAATTTTCTCTTTGGCCTTCTCTAAGTTATCCTTATTTCTCGAGAGAAGTATCACGTCAGCTCCTGCAATTGCCAGAACTTTTGCCACTCCAAACCCTATTCCCTTGCTTGATGCCGTTGTAAATGCAAGCCTTCCACTGAGGTCTATCTTTATCATCCTAGACCACCATTCCAAGTTGCGCGGTAATGTTTAATATCACCTTCGCTAATGTAAGTTGATGGTAATTAAGGAACTTGAGATTGAGGCTAAAAAGTTCGAAGAGAGGGCAAAAGTTTTGGAGGATGTGCTTGAGAGGCAGGCATCTTCCCTTTCCTCGAAGTATGGATCTAGACTTAGCAGGAATAAAGAGGGCTACATTTACATTCTTTTCATCGCCATGCTTGTCCTAGAGATTCTCGTGTTAGCATTCTTCAGAGCTCGCTTTAAGGTGCTCGATATAAATATTGAGAGCATCATGTACCTTCTCTTAGCATTCTTGGCCCTCTTGATACTCATGCTCTTCTTTGGAAGGAGAAAGAGCGAGGAAGGAACTGGAGATATTAGAGAGAAAATCGATGAATACAGGAAAGTCAGCAAGTTCTACTCCAGACTTAAAGAAGCCATAGAGAGAGGAGGTAGGGAGGATATAACTAAGCTTGCAGATGAAATCCTTGAGGATCCCCTGTTATCTAAGGCACTAAAAAACTCTGGCGTTGGCGATCCTAAGGTTATAGCTTACTCCCTCTATCTCTATGCTAACAGGGATAAGGTTGATAACTCCGAAGTGGAGGAAGTTAAGGGAATGCTTGGGTATCCTCTGAGAAAACTGTTTGAAGGTGAAGCTGATGAGAATTGAAGTTCCATCGAGAGAGTACATGAGCGAGCTTTCAAGGGTGTTGAGCAAGGCCGGGATAATGAACAAGACGAAGGAAGAGCTGGCTTGGGAGATATCTCACGTAGTTAGCATAAAAAAGAAGTTCTCCGAATTCGGTGGAATAAGCGTTGAGGAGGTTAGAACTAGGCTTGAAGAAATTGAAAGTGTCTTTAATTCACTCATGGAGAAACTTAAGGAGCGCGAACTTTCTTTTGAGGAGCTGATAGATGACCCAACTGTTGTTGAGGTTCTGGAGGCGCTTGAGAAAGCTGGGGCAATAGAGGTTATCGAGGATGAGAAAATAAAACTGGTGAAGGAAGTCCCTTTGGAGGAACTTGAAATTGAAGTTGATCTGCCGATAGAAGAGGTGTGGGACAAAATAGAGGAGCTCGAAGAGGCTGGGGGTAAATTGGTTACGGAAGTAAAGCTCGTAAAGCGGTACTATGTGGAGATAATGGAAGTCGAGCTTGAGGCCATTCAAAAAGCTTTGGAGATAGCCGAGGAGTACACCGATGAAGAATCCCTCCTTGAGTCCACTATTTCAGGAGTTGCCAAGAGTGCACTGGCCCAGGTAATACTTGCCTTTGTGAAGGAAATAAGGAGAAAGGACGAGCTTTTAGATATCCTCCTGTCTATGGAGCCAATCAACTTTGAGGGGGACAAGGCAACTATGAGAATATACTTCGACGAGGATGCCGTTGAAGATTTACTCAAGGAGTTGCAGACATTGGGCTATCTAAAGGTAAAGGGGAATAGGATATGGTTTTATTAAGATTTCGGAAGGTGTGGCAGTATCCAGCTTAAGAACCCATCTAGGCTCCTGGTCTGTATATAGACATCACCAGTGCCTCTGAATTCAAACACTAGGCCTTCGCCGCTGAAGAGGGTGCTCTTAAGCCCTCCCATCCTTTTTATCGTAAAGTCTATCCCTTCGGTAAATGCAACCATGTGTCCTGTGTCTACGATAAGGCTTTCTCCATTGAGCGATATCTTTTGAATAGCTCCGTAGCTCGAGAGGAACACCATCCCTTTCCCCCTCATCTCCAAGAGAAATACTCCTTCCCTTCCAATGAAGGTCGTGGCTCCACCGAACTTAACGTCTATATCTATGTTCTCTGAAGCAGCTATGAAGGCTCCGCTCTGTGCGTACAGCTTTCCATCTATCTCGAGCCCTATTATGTCCCCAGGATATCCTGGGGCAAATCCAACTTTTCCTGGGCCTCTGAAAACGTTGACAAAGAAGCTCTCCCCGCCTAGAATTGATCTTTTAAGTGCTCCAAATATTCCTCCTCTTGCCTTAGTTTCTAGGGAAACTGTTGGATCCATATAAACCATCGCTCCAGCTTCAGCCTGAACGGCCTCTCCAGGGCCGAGTTGAATCTCTAGAAGAGAAAAACTTGGCCTGTGCTCTATCTTGTACTCCATGGTATCACCGAAATTAATTGGGAAAGGGGGTAATAAACTTTCTTAGAAAGTTGGTGCCTCCTCACCTGTGAGCCTCTTGTAGAGTTCCCTGTACGCCTCGATTAGGTCTCCCTTATCGAACCTGAACACGTCCTTGTCTAGACTCCTCTTAGTTTTGGCGTCCCAGAATCTGCACGTGTCTGGGCTTATCTCATCAGCCAACACTATCTCACCTTTCTTGTTCTTCCCAAACTCAAGCTTGAAGTCCACGAGTATTATTCCCCTCTCCGCGAAGTACCTTTTCAATATTTCATTAACCTTAAGGGCGATCCTCTCCATTTCCTTAATCTCTTCTTCGCTGACGCCTAGAATCTTTGCGTGGTGGTAATTTATCATGGGATCGTGAAGCTCATCGCTCTTATAATACAGCTCGACTATGGGTTCCGGCAACTCGTAACCTTCCGGAAGTGGGAGCCTTTTCTTTAAGCTTCCTGCGACAACATTTCTCACTACAACTTCAATTGGATACATCTTGAGTCTCTCAACTATCAGCCTGTTATCTCCAGCAACGCCTATGAAATGCGTCTTTATACCGTGCTCCTCAAGGAGTTTAAACAATCTCGCGGAAATTTGGGCGTTCAGCCATCCCTTTCCTTTAAATTTGGCTTTTTTAACTCCATCAAAGGCCGTTGCGTCATCCTTAAACTCCATAATGAATTTGTCCTCGTCAATTGGTATCATCTTCTTTGCCTTTCCCTCGTATATGTCCATATTTTTCACCATGTTCATGTAAAAATCATAATCCTTTTAAGAGTTTTTAAACATATAACTGGCAAAAACGGGGAGAGGTGAAATAATGAGAGAAAAGTGCGGGATATTTGGGGCGTTAACCCAGGAAGCCCCTAAAAAGGCATATTTCGCTCTCATCGCACTTCAGCATAGGGGTCAGGAGGGTGCGGGGATCAGCTTTTGGGATGGTAGGATTAAGACCGTTAAGGGTCATGGGTTAGTTTCTGAAGTCTTCAAGGAGAACTCCCTAAATGGTGCTAAGTCCAGGCTTGCAATAGGCCACGTGAGGTACTCAACATCTGGATCGCTGAGCGAGGTTCAGCCCCTTGAGGTTGAGTGTTGCGGTTATAGACTTGCAATAGCTCACAACGGTACCCTGACTAATTTCCTCCCCGTGAGGAGAAGGTATGAGGAGGAGGGCTTTAGGTTTAGATCTTCCGTTGATACCGAGCTCATAGGTGTCTCTTTTCTGAGGCACTACAGTGAGCTTAAGGATGAGTTCGGGGCAATGAGAGAGGTTTTCAATGAAGTTAGAGGGGCTTACTCCATCGTCATGCTCTTTAATGGGAAACTTGTGGTTGCAAGAGATCCCGTTGGTTTTAGACCTTTAAGCTATGGCATTGGTGATGGTCATTATTTTGCCTCTGAGGATTCCGCCCTTAAGATGTTCGGGCTCGAAACAAGGGACGTTGAGCCTGGGGAAGTTTTCGTGGTTGAGGAGGATGAAGTTTACAGCAAAGTTCTGGTTAAAGCCGAAAGAAGGCACTGTGTCTTTGAGTACATATACTTTGCAAGGCCCGACAGCATTATTGATGGGATAAGCGTTTACTGTGCCCGCTACAGGATGGGGGTTGAGCTCGCCAGGGAGAGTCCTGCTGACGGTGACGTCGTTATTGCCGTCCCCGACTCGGGGAGAACTGCTGCTTTAGGCTTTGCTCATGAGAGCGGAATTCCATACATGGAGGGATTGATAAAGAACCGTTACATTGGAAGGACTTTCATAATGCCTGCGGGTAGAGGATTAAAGGTTAAGCTAAAGCTTTCGCCAGTTAAGGAAGTTGTAGATGGGAGGAGGGTAGTGCTTGTTGACGATTCCATAGTTAGGGGCACAACCATGATGAGAATAGTGAAAATGCTGAGGGATGCTGGCGCTAAAGAGGTGCACGTTAGGATAGCCTCTCCGCCAATAAGGTATCCCTGTTACATGGGAATCGATATTCCAACGAGGCATGAGCTTATTGCAGCGTGGAGGAGCGTTGAGAATATAAGAAAGGAGATAGGGGCTGATTCTCTTGCTTATTTAAGTATTGAGGGATTAAAGAGGGCTGTTGGTACTGACAAGCTCTGCATGGCATGTTTAACTGGAGAGTATCCAAAATGGGCTTTTGACTTCTAAACGTTTATATCCATGGAATTTGAATGTTACCTGGTGGGACTATGAAGTTGCCTTCAGACGTTGACAATATTTTAAAGGGTAGTTCGTGAATTCTGATTTATGAAAATTGGAAAATTGGAAAGACTTTGCAGGTAATTGGGGTCATTGTGGGGGTTTTGTTCTTCGTGCTGGCTTATCTAAAAGTTGGTGGATGGGTTTATTTCCTAGCTCTGGCTTCAATTGGGCTGATATACTTTGGGACTGTTTTAGACGCCTTTGAGAACTACAGCGGAAACGTTAGAAAGTTCAGGATGCTTGAAGTCACGATGATTCTTCTCTGTGCGCTCTCCTTTGCGTTTGTGAGTGACTACACTCACTCAACGGCCCTTGGAATCGCTGTGAGTGCTCCTTTTTTAGTTCTAGCAGGTTACTTCGGAAATAAAGTTAGGGAGAAGAAAACCTTTGAGGTCACAGTTCTCATGGGTAAATTCTAGCCGGAGTCCTTGGGAAGAGGGTGG
It encodes:
- the purF gene encoding amidophosphoribosyltransferase: MREKCGIFGALTQEAPKKAYFALIALQHRGQEGAGISFWDGRIKTVKGHGLVSEVFKENSLNGAKSRLAIGHVRYSTSGSLSEVQPLEVECCGYRLAIAHNGTLTNFLPVRRRYEEEGFRFRSSVDTELIGVSFLRHYSELKDEFGAMREVFNEVRGAYSIVMLFNGKLVVARDPVGFRPLSYGIGDGHYFASEDSALKMFGLETRDVEPGEVFVVEEDEVYSKVLVKAERRHCVFEYIYFARPDSIIDGISVYCARYRMGVELARESPADGDVVIAVPDSGRTAALGFAHESGIPYMEGLIKNRYIGRTFIMPAGRGLKVKLKLSPVKEVVDGRRVVLVDDSIVRGTTMMRIVKMLRDAGAKEVHVRIASPPIRYPCYMGIDIPTRHELIAAWRSVENIRKEIGADSLAYLSIEGLKRAVGTDKLCMACLTGEYPKWAFDF
- a CDS encoding TIGR00266 family protein, whose amino-acid sequence is MEYKIEHRPSFSLLEIQLGPGEAVQAEAGAMVYMDPTVSLETKARGGIFGALKRSILGGESFFVNVFRGPGKVGFAPGYPGDIIGLEIDGKLYAQSGAFIAASENIDIDVKFGGATTFIGREGVFLLEMRGKGMVFLSSYGAIQKISLNGESLIVDTGHMVAFTEGIDFTIKRMGGLKSTLFSGEGLVFEFRGTGDVYIQTRSLDGFLSWILPHLPKS
- a CDS encoding SDR family oxidoreductase, whose amino-acid sequence is MIKIDLSGRLAFTTASSKGIGFGVAKVLAIAGADVILLSRNKDNLEKAKEKIKEVADVNVSYIVADLTKREDLARAVREVKDIGDPDIFFYSTGGPKPGYFMEMTMEDWEKAVDLLLYPAVYITKELVPGMERKKFGRIIYLTSVAIKEPIPNIALSNVVRISLAGLVRTLAKELGPKGITVNGIMPGIIETGRVIQLAKDKAEREGKTLEEALKDYASPIPLGRLGKPEEIGYLVAFLASDLGSYINGAMIPVDGGRLNSVF
- the purC gene encoding phosphoribosylaminoimidazolesuccinocarboxamide synthase codes for the protein MDIYEGKAKKMIPIDEDKFIMEFKDDATAFDGVKKAKFKGKGWLNAQISARLFKLLEEHGIKTHFIGVAGDNRLIVERLKMYPIEVVVRNVVAGSLKKRLPLPEGYELPEPIVELYYKSDELHDPMINYHHAKILGVSEEEIKEMERIALKVNEILKRYFAERGIILVDFKLEFGKNKKGEIVLADEISPDTCRFWDAKTKRSLDKDVFRFDKGDLIEAYRELYKRLTGEEAPTF